The following are encoded in a window of Primulina eburnea isolate SZY01 chromosome 4, ASM2296580v1, whole genome shotgun sequence genomic DNA:
- the LOC140829605 gene encoding probable calcium-binding protein CML46, which translates to MDVVFENSISFSVCWLIKSIYWNIEHLFSRIDLFLQSVPKFLSTKWNSKTQMSNSLEARLPVPVRNKRYSEVEKISISEIDLIMSRLGVEWCAMEDADKLFGEDDFLALFHEEEPSFDEIKETFEVFDSNKDGYIDCSDLRRVLYGLGFKEGSGLEDCKRMIRDFDVNGDGLIDFREFVVFVEKMFLA; encoded by the coding sequence ATGGATGTAGTATTTGAGAACTCTATTTCATTTTCAGTGTGTTGGCTAATCAAATCCATCTACTGGAACATCGAGCATCTTTTTTCAAGAATCGATTTGTTCCTacaaagtgttccaaagttttTATCAACCAAATGGAACAGCAAAACTCAGATGTCCAATTCTTTAGAGGCCCGCCTCCCAGTGCCGGTTCGCAATAAGAGATATTCCGAGGTCGAGAAGATAAGTATATCAGAGATCGACCTGATCATGAGTAGATTAGGAGTGGAGTGGTGTGCAATGGAGGATGCTGATAAGCTTTTTGGCGAGGATGATTTCTTGGCATTGTTCCACGAAGAAGAGCCGAGCTTCGACGAAATCAAGGAGACTTTCGAGGTTTTCGACTCGAACAAGGATGGATACATAGATTGTAGTGACTTGCGAAGAGTTTTGTATGGTTTGGGATTCAAAGAAGGGAGTGGTTTGGAAGATTGCAAGAGGATGATCCGAGATTTTGATGTTAATGGAGATGGGCTTATTGATTTTCGTGAGTTCGTGGTGTTCGTGGAGAAAATGTTTCTTGCATAG